The stretch of DNA CATTTTTTAACCCGTTAACAAAGCCAACCCCGTCCGTATTGTATCCGATAAATGTTCCATTATCATTAACGACTGTATTAATAGCTCCTATTTTTTGCGCACCTTCATCAATTTCGTCCACTAAAGAAAGCATCCCTACTTTATGCGGGATCGTTATATTAAATCCTCTTACGCCAAGAGCACGAAATCCTTTCACCGCGTCCTCTAAATTTTCAACTTCTACATGAAACGCGTCATAATAGCCTTTTATATGATGTTGAGCTAATGCGTCATTATGAATGAGCGGTGATAGTGAATGGGCAATAGGACATCCGATTACCCCATATAAATTACTCATTAATTTCCCCCACTTTACTTAAATTAATGATTTGCGAATCATGATACCTACACCTTTAGGAACGTGCGCTACAACTTTTGCTCCAGGTTCATTAATCGTAACCCACCCTAAACCAGAAAACACGATGTCTGTTTTCGCTTCTTTAATCGTGAATTCTTGTTTTGTAAACTCTGGAAAGCTTTCTACATCTTCTTGTCGAGGAGGTTGTAATAAATCCCCTACATGTTCCTTGTATAAAGAATCTGCATTCTCTAATTTTGTTCGATGAATATACAGGTCGTTAGAAACGTACGTAGTGATAGAACGTCGTCCACCAGTAACGTAATCAAATCTTGCTAATCCACCGAAAAATAACGTTTGCCCTTCATTTAACTGAAATACTTTAGGCTTTATTTCTTTTTTCGGTGATATCATTTTTAAATCACGCTTGTCTACAAAATGAGCCATTTGGTGATGATTAATGATTCCTGGTGTATCGTAAAGTGAAGCACCATTATCAAGTGGAATATCAATTAAATCTAAAGTTGTACCTGGAAATTGAGATGTTGTAATAACATCTTTTTCTCCTGAGAAGTCACGA from Sutcliffiella cohnii encodes:
- the yqeH gene encoding ribosome biogenesis GTPase YqeH, which encodes MEERIVCVGCGVSIQTENKTGLGYAPPSSLEKEEIVCQRCFRLKHYNEIQVVSLTDDDFLKILNSIGNTDALVVKIVDIFDFNGSWLPGLHRFVGNNKVLLVGNKVDLLPKSVKQQKVVHWMKQEASQLGLKPEDVFLISANKGTGVQEVAEKIETYREGKDVYVVGCTNVGKSTFINRIIRDFSGEKDVITTSQFPGTTLDLIDIPLDNGASLYDTPGIINHHQMAHFVDKRDLKMISPKKEIKPKVFQLNEGQTLFFGGLARFDYVTGGRRSITTYVSNDLYIHRTKLENADSLYKEHVGDLLQPPRQEDVESFPEFTKQEFTIKEAKTDIVFSGLGWVTINEPGAKVVAHVPKGVGIMIRKSLI